GAGCTGGGCCTGGGTCCTCACCCTCCTTCCGCCCCCTCCCCCAGGAGACTTTGCCTATAACATGGATGAGGACAACGCCCGTGTCGGGGATAGGTTCATGCGGCTCATTGAACCCGTGGCTGCCAGCCTGCCGTACATGACATGCCCTGGGAATCATGAAGAACGCTAGTGAGGACCGAGGGTGGTGGCAGTGGGCGAGGGCTGGATCAATGGAAATGGTCCCATTCTTCTTAGTGTCTCCCTTGAGTCTCTCATGCTGCAACATTTCAATTGTGGTAGCAAGAGGAGATGCAGGTGGGCTGGAAGCCGGACTCAGGGCCTGACAGTGGCAGGGTATAGGAGTGGCTTTCTAGGGACCTCCAGGTAACCTGGGTGGAGGTCCCCTGTAgtcccccagcccaccccacctccccctccacccctGACTCCTAGCCCCTCACCCTGGGCCTTTCTCCCTAGAAAGCCAATAAGAATATAGGGTATAGGAGTGGCTATGAAATTCAGTCCCTCACCTCCATCCCTTGTACTTCCTTTATTCTAGCAACTTCTCTAACTACAAGGCTCGCTTCAGCATGCCAGGGGATAATGAGGGCCTGTGGTACAGGTAATGTGGGGGTGCTGGGGGACTGGCCCTCTCCCCTGAAGGATGGGAGATGCAGGGGAGCCCCggtccctgacccctgccctTTGACTCCTCCAGCTGGGATCTGGGTCCCGCCCACATCATCTCCTTCTCCACTGAGGTCTATTTCTTTCTCCATTACGGCCGCCACCTGGTACAGAGGCAGTTTCGCTGGCTGGAGAGCGACCTCCAGGTAACCTGGGTGGAGGTCCCTTGTAGTCCCCTAGccagccccacctccccctccacccccGACTCCTAGCCCCTCACCCTGGGCCCTTCTCCCTAGAAAGCCAATAAGAACCGGGCAGCCCGGCCATGGATCATCACCATGGGGCACCGGCCCATGTACTGCTCCAACGCAGATCTGGACGACTGCACACGACATGAAAGCAAGGTGAGGTCCCTCCCTGGCAGACAGTGGGGAGGTGCTGAAAGCCAGGTGGGCGTCAGTCTGCGTCACCCTCACCCGCTCCTTCACCCTGCCCAGGTCCGCAAAGGTCTCCAAGGCAAGCTGTATGGGTTGGAGGATCTTTTCTACAAATATGGTGAGCGACCCTCAGGACCCATGCCCCACACCCCACCTCTCCCCGATTCAGAGGTCTGATCCCCACTTGCTGTATCTCAGGAGTGGATCTGCAGCTGTGGGCTCATGAGCACTCTTATGAACGACTGTGGCCAATTTACAACTACCAGGTGAGGCACGTGAAGGGCTGCACGCCCACACAGCTGGGGTCAGGGTGGTCAGAAGCCCCAGGCATGGCCTCGTGTGACTGCCTGCCACCCAACATTGTTCCCTTCCCCAGGTATTTAATGGCAGCCGAGAGATGCCCTACACCAACCCGCGAGGGCCTGTCCACATCATCACAGGATCTGCCGTGAGGAGGGGGAAGGGTGCCTTTGCCTTCTCTCTCTATTCCTATCTATGGAGGGCTGACTTTGTTCCAGACTGAGTGATGGGTGCTTTATATAGTGGATATCACTTAACCCTCAGCCCTAAGGTCGGGAACTCCCAGCAGTATGTCCATTGGACGGATGCAGGAACAGAGGCACAGACAGGAATatacttgctcaaagtcacaggtCAAATAAGTGGCAGAGGTTGGGAGTTCCCCCACCATAAACTTACTCTAGTTCCCTTTTTAATTAATAACTATCATGGAGGTCTGGgcacaatgactcatgcctgtcatcatagcactttgggaggctgaggctggaggatcacttgaggccaggagttggagaccagcctagtaaatacagcaaaaccttgtctgtacaaaaaaaaaaaaaaaaaaaaaaaattaaaaaagaaattagctgggcgaggtggtgcttgcttgtaatttcagctatTCAAAAGgatgagtcaggaggattgcttgagtgcaggaggtcaaggctgtagtgagctgagatctcgccattacactccagcctgggcaacaaaatgagaccctttctcacacacacacacacacacacacacacacacacaaaaggtactgggtggctaggtgcggtggctcattcctgtaatcccagtactttgggaggttgaggcaggaggattgctttatcctaggagttcgaggctacaatGAGTTatgatcgcaccaatgcactctagcctgggtgacaaagcaagatcccatctctaagcaacaacaaaaaaactatctTGGGGGAGATCCTGTTAGACCATGCAAAtgtcctgtttcttttcttttctttttttttttttttcttttttttgagatggagtctcgctctgttgcccaggctggagtgcagtggcgtgatctcagctcactgcaacctccgcctcctggttcaagagatttccggctaatttttgtaatttggtagagatgggatttcaccatgttggccaggctggtctcaaactcctgacctcaagtgatctgcctgcctcggcctcccaaagtgctgagattacaggtgtgcctggcccaaatgtCCTGTTTCTCCTCAAACTTTCACCCTCTTATTTTAGAACCCATTAGTGGACCCTGCCTGTTAACAGTTATTACTAAGCTATTCCAATGaggactttctttctttctttctttctttctttctttctttctttctttctttcttctttctttctttctttctttccttcttttttttctttctctctctctttctttctttcttttcttcctccctccctcccttccttccttccttctttctttctttttttttgagacagagtttcactcttgtcgcccaggctggagtgcagtggcacgatctcggctcactgcaacctccacatcctgggatcaagcaattgtcttgcctcagcctctcaagtagctgggattacaggtgcccaccctcATGCCCagttaagttttatatttttagtagagatgaggtttcaccacgttggcgaggctggtctcgaactcctgacctcgggtgatcggcccacctcggcctcccaaagtgctgggattacagacaagagccactgcgcccggccttcctGTGCCGTTCTAATGGGGATTTTCTGTCGCCCTCACTCTTCCAAGATTTATGAATTGAGATCCTCCTGCAAGGCTGACTTGTGTCTTCTGCCACATTTGTTCAGTTGGTTAATTGTTTATTTATGTCCGTGTGAACTCatgggtaatttattttactcTGTGGGTTATTATCCAACACATCTGTTATTTATCTGGATGTTTAAGTTGTGCCAGCTCTGGCCATCAGTGGGCTCCTGTCTCCTTTCCACTCATCCCCTCCTTATTCTCTGGCACTTCGAAACATTCCAGGAtcatcatgtgtttttttttttttttttttttgctcagccTTAGAATCTACCCCTTCTCCATGGAGCAAggcttagttttttaattttttaatttaattttaaaaattttggccacatgcagtggctcacgcctataatcccaacactttgggaggctaaggcgggcaggtcacttgaggtcaggagtttcagaccagtctgggcaacatggtgaaaccccgtctctatcaaaaaatacaaaatttagccatgcatggtggtgcacacctgtagtcccagctacttgggaggcgaaaGTGGGAGGTTCATTTGAGCCCGAgaagtcgaagctgcagtgagctgagattgtgctactgcactctaacctggggaaagagcgagaccccatctcaaaaacaaaaatgtttttaatagagacagtctcactatgttgcccaggctggtctcgaattcctgggcttaagtgatcccccAGCTCGGCCTTCCAAAGCTGCTTCTTACAAATGATTAAGAGCAaagtgaggctgggtgcagtggctcatgcctgtaatgccagcactttgggaggctgaggtgggtggatcgcttgagtctaggagttcgagaccagcctgggcaacatgacaaaaccctgtttctggtaaaataacaataattattataattatatatatgtgtatacatatatataaaagtaagAATCACTtgtaataaaaattcaaacagtTACAGAGGGCAGAAGGTGAATAGAAGCCACTCACACCACACATTGCCCCACTCTCAGTTGTTGACTCTTTTTAGGCATTTTACAATGTTCTCTGCATATACAAAAGAGTAATTGTTTAGATAGAGACATGTTACTGTAttgcttacttaaaaaaaaaaacacttagatCGTGGGTCATGCCctagtagttctcaaacttggtGCACATCAGAATTACCTATGGAGCTTTTAAAAGTCCAGTGCTTGGGCCTGACCCCAGACAAAATACCAGAATCCCTGGCATTGATCTCCCGGAGTAGCTGCCACGCGGAGCGCGAAATAGAATGCTGTTAGCACCAGATGGCTTCTCACGGCCCTTGGCAGCCAGGCTTTGCCCATGGGTGATTGCTATTCTGATTTTATCAGCACAaattggtttttttctttaattaagaaatttgaggctgggcgcggtggcttacgcctgtaatcccaacactttgggaagctgaggcgggcagatcacccaaggttaagagtttgagaccagcctgcccaacatggcaaaacccagtctctacttaaaacacaaaaaattagccaggcatggtggcaggcacctgtaatcccagctactcaggaggctgaggcaggagaatcgcttgaacccaggaggcggaggttgcagtgagccgagatcatgccattgtactccagcctgggcaacaagagcaaaactctgtctcaaaaataaaaaataaaaaataaatggaaattatttcaGACCAACAGAAAAGTTGCGCTAACAATACAAGGACTTTCCATATCCACTTCACCAAGATTTCCCAAATATGAAcatttaaccatttttatttatttatttattcatttattttgagacagagtttcacttttgttgcccaggctggagtgcaattggcgtgatctcggctcaccgcaacctctgcctcccgggttcaagcgattctcctgcctcagcctcccaagtagctgggattacaggcatgtgccaccacccctggctaattttgtattttcagtagagacagtttctccatattggtcaagctggtctcaaactcctgacctcaagtgatcggcccacctcagcctcccaaagtgctgggattacaggcgtgagccaccgtgcccagcttaaccatatttttaaagaaaaaaatagagacagggggtctagctctgtcacacaggctggagtgcagtggctccatcatagctcactgcaacctccaactcctgggctcaaaccattctcctgcctcagcctcttgagtagctggaactacaggcatgcctgactaatttttttaaatgtattttttactttttgtggagacagggtcttgctatattgcccaggcttgtcttgaactcctggcctcaagcagtcctcctgctttggcctccaaagtgctgggattccaggtgtcagccactgtgcctggataaacgtgtttgttttaatctctttctctctccattttaGTCTTATTTTCAGGTCTAATCAAGAGCAAGCTGCAGACATGATGCCCCTTTACcactttctctgtatttcctaaaaaaaaaaaaatttcttatatcAACACAGTATAATTATCAAATTCAAGTAGTTAACATTGATAATATACTATTATCTACTCTACAGACCTTATTAAAGTTTAGCCAATTGTCCCCTTGGTGTCTTTTAAATcaaagcaaagatttttttttaaccctggCCCAGGATCTGTATTTAGGTGTCTTGtgtctttcattcctttcttcttcttttttttttttttttttcagatggagtctcgctctgtcgcccaggatggagtgcagtggcgagatcttggctcgccgcaacctctgcctcccgggttcaagcgattctcccacctcagcctcctgagtagctgggattacaggcctacgtcaccacgcccggctaattattgtatttttagtagagacgggagtttcaccatgttggccaggctggtctcgaactcctgacctcgtgatctgcccgccttggcctcccaaagtgctgggattacaggcgtgagccaccgcgcctggtgtcTCTTTCATTCCTTTCATCAGAAACATTCTctactctttcttcatttttcatgaccttgacaattTTGAAAAGCACAGCGAGTTGTTTTGTGGAATTTCCTTTGGGTTTGTTTGATGTCTGCTCATGATTAGATAGAAGTTGTGCATCTTTGCTAAGAATACACAGAACAGATACTGTGTTCTTCCCAATACATCCTGCAAGGAGGTGCATGGTGTCTTTTTTGAGTtaggatctcgctctgtccccaaggctggagtacagtgttacaatctcggctcactacagcctggacctcccaggctcaagtgattctctcacctcagcctcctgagtagctgggtttacaggcatacaccaccacgcccagctaatttttgtattgacggggtttcgccgtgttgcccaggctggtcttgaactcctgggctcaagcaatctgcccgcctcggcctcccagattacaggcgtgagccactgctctcggCTGCACGATGTCtttttaacctctttgagcctctgATTTCTCAGCTGAAAGTGTGGTATGGATGGGTCTCATTATTGATGATGCTCACTTCGATCACTTGGTTAGGGAGGTGTCTGCCAGCCCTCTCCACCATAAAGTgactctcttttttcctttgtaattaacAAGCATCTCCTGgagagatactttgagactatgcaAACGTCCTGTTATGCCTCAAACTTTCCCTGCTAGTTTTATCATCCATTCATGATCCTTGCTTCAATCCAGTACTACAATGCTGGgtgcaaaatggtgattttccTCACCCCGGCATCCTCTCTGCTCCTCGTGCCTGGCTTTTCTGCTGCAAGCACGAGCATTCTGTTTCCCCAGGCGCTGgtgttttaaaaagctttcttgGAGGGTCTATTGTGCAGCCAGGCTTCAGATCCAGTGATTTCTCTGTTCTTCAAATTGCTTTTTCTCCTTCACACACATCTTGGCCATCTTTCTGTATCACCCCGCTTCCCTGCTTTGCGATGGCTATGCTATAATGTATTTAACTGACTCCCTGATGGGCGTTGGGATGGCTTCCAGTTCAGGGCTTTCACTGTAATGCTGTAGTGGGCAGCCTTACACAGCCATGTACTTTTCTAGAAGTCAGAGACCCGGAGCAAGGGAAGCCTGCCTGGGACAAATTGTTCAATTGTGAATGTTATTGTGGccaagtctttttgtttttgtttttgtttgagacagtgtcactctgtctcccaggctggaatgcagtggcacaatctcggctcactgcaacctccacctcctgggttcaagcacttatcctgcttcagcttcccaagtaggtgggagtacaggcgcccaccacaccaggctaatttttgtatttttagtagagacaggctaatttttgtattttttagtagagacagagtttcaccatgttggccaggctggtctctgactcctgacctcaagtgatctgcccttcttggcctcccaaagtgctagaattacaggcatgagccactgcgcccggcctctatgGTGGCCAAGTCTTCACTGTCTTCCTTGAGGGCAGCAGGGTCCTGGGCTGGCAGGTCATTTCTGCTTCCCTGCGGGTCCTCCACCTGCTCTGGGTCTGATCAGTTCTCCCCGCCCCAGGGCTGTGAGGAGCGGCTGACGCCCTTTGCTGTCTTCCCGAGGCCCTGGAGTGCCGTGCGTGTGAAGGAGTACGGGTACACGCGGCTGCACATCCTCAACGGGACCCACATCCACATCCAGCAGGTGTCGGACGACCAGGTCAGTGAAGGGCAGGCCCAAGTCACCTGACTGTACAGCCAGGTCCCACCAGGCAAATGAGCTGTTAAAAACACggacttggccgggcgcagtggctcatgcctgcaacacCTGCAATTTGGTGGGGCTAaggcatgaggatcgcttgagtctaggagttcaagaccagcctgagtatcatggtgagacctagtctctacaaaaaatacaaaaattggccaggcgcggtggctcacgcctgtaatcagagcactttgggaggccgaggcaggtggatcacaaggtcaggagatcgagaccatcctggctaacatggtgaaaccccttctctactaaaaatacaaaaaaaaatttgccaggcatggtggcgggtgcctatagtcccagctacttgggaggctgaggcaggagaatggcgtgaacctgggaggcagagcttgcagtgagccgagatcgcaccactccagcctgggcgactgagcaagactccgtctcaaaaaaaaaaaaaaaaaaaaaaaattaggccaggtgcggtggttcatacctgaaatcccagcactttgggaggctgaggtgggcggatcacttgaagtcaggagttagagaccagcctgaccaacatggtgaaaccccgtctctactaaaaatacaaaaattagctggccatggtggtgggtgcctgtaatcccagctacaagggaggttgaggcaggagaatcacttaaatctgagaggtggaggttgcagtgagccaagatggcgccactgccctccagcctgggagacagagtgagactctgtcttggaaaaaaaaaaggaaaattagtcaagtgtggtggcagatgtctatagtcccagctacttgggaggctgaggcaggaggatcacttgagcccaggagttagagtttgcagtgagctatgatctcgcctctgtactccagcctgggcaacagagtgagaccctaactcaaaacaaaaaaacgaacaaATGTGGACTGTAGAACTAGAAACCTGCTCCTGCTACTTACCAGAGTGACGTTGAGTCACtcatctactttttcttttttttttttttttttgagatgaagtctcactctgtcacccaggctggaatgcagtggcgcaatcttggttcactgcaacctccacctcccaggttcaggcaattctcctacctcagcctcccgagtagctgggatcacaggcgtccaccaccacacccggctaattttttgtatttttagtagagacggagtttcactatgttggccagaatggtctcgaactcctgacatcaggtgatctgcccgcctcggcctcccaaagtgctgggattacaggcatgagccactgcgctgggcccaCTTATCTAActtctttgcctcagttttcccatctgtgagAGGGGATGATCATAGTTTCCACCTCACAGGACTACATGGGGGTTGAAGgacttattatatataaaatgcttagaacagtgcagAACTTGGTAAATTCTGTAGGTATTTACCATTGTGAGGCAGGGGAAGATAAAGATGGGGGATGGGACACAGGTAGGGGAAAACAATAAGATGAGTATATAGTAGAGGTGGCTTAAGGTTAGGAGGACTCAAATAATAATGGCtcacctttctttatttttgccattgtagttttaaaataatgacaatatttatgatttattgagcacctactgcataCCAGGCACTGCCTAGATGATCTGCATTTAgtagcactttatttatttatttatttttgagacagagtttcactctgtcgcccaggctagagtgcagtggtacaatctaagctcactgcaacctccacctcccgggttcaagcaattctcctgcctcagcctccccagtagctgggattacaggcacatgccaccacacctagctaattttttgtatttttagtagagacggggtttcgccatgttagccaggctggtcttgaactcctgacctcaggtaatccacccacctcggcctcccaaagtgctgggattacaggtgtgagccaccgcatccggccccaGTAGCACTTTATACACCAAAACAATCCCATAGGAGTGGATTTCctctccattttataggtgagggaactgaggctcagagaggagaagtaattttcccagggtcacacagctggaggATGGCCGAGCTGGGATCTGATAGCTACCATTTATCGAGTGGCACATGCACTGGGCGCAGGCTTTTGTgtgcatgatctcactctgttctCGCGATGACTCTGGGCATCTATTACTTTGTGCATTGCATAGAACATGGAAGTTTTGCTCAGAGAGTCCAGTAACATGCTTAAGGCCACCTAGAGGGTGGATGCgctggccaggcgcagcggctcatgcctttgggaggctgaggcaggcggatcacttgaggtcaggagttcgagaccggcctggccaaaatagtgaaaccttgtctctagtaaaaatacaaaaattagccaggcatggtgatgcatgcctgtaatcccagctactcgggaggctggggcaggagaatggcttgagcctgggaagcagaggttacagtgagtcaagatcacgccactgcactccagcctgggtgacagagcaagactctgtctcaaaataaaaaaaaaaagagagagagacagagaaagagtggATGTGCTGGAATATAAAAcaaggtctgtctgactccagagtttGTGCTCTAATAATAGCCTACACTTACATAGCCCTTTCCATATGCTGGGCTCTGTTTACAAATACTATCTCATTTAACTCCCACAACATCTATGATGTGGTTACTGTTACTCTTCCTAtcacttttcagatgaggaaaactgaggcccagagaggtctaGTCACTTGCTCAGGGTTGTACAGCCCATCAGACGGCAGAGAGGGGATTGGAACCCAGGCCATGTGGCCCCAGAGTTCAGGCTTTCAGCTCTAACTACTGTCCCTGTTTTTGTCCCTCACAGGATGGGAAGATCGTAGATGATGTCTGGGTGGTGAGACCCCTGTTTGGCCGGAGGATGTACCTCTAGGGATGGTGGCAGCTCTCCTCCAGAAGCCTACGTTTTGCCGCCTCGGCTGCTGTGACCAGAAACTGCCTGGGCCTGGGTGGGGAGTTGGGTGCGCCCTGACTCCCCTGCCCTCCAGAGGCCCCATGTAGGGTACATGCAGCCTTGTGGAGCTGGGGCAGCTGTTCCCTCCTGGAGAGGTGGGAGTCCTGGCTGGCTGTGGAGGGAGGGCAGGTGTGCGGGCACAGAGTGACACAGGGCAGGTCTCTGCTGGCAGGGCCCCACCCTCCTGCAGAGC
This portion of the Pongo abelii isolate AG06213 chromosome 20, NHGRI_mPonAbe1-v2.0_pri, whole genome shotgun sequence genome encodes:
- the ACP7 gene encoding acid phosphatase type 7 isoform X1 gives rise to the protein MHPLPGYWSWYCLLLLFSLGVQGSLGAPSAAPEQVHLSYPGEPGSMTVTWTTWVPTRSEVQFGLQPSGPLPLRAQGTFVPFVDGGILRRKLYIHRVTLRKLLPGVQYVYRCGSAQGWSRRFRFRALKNGAHWSPRLAVFGDLGADNPKALPRLRRDTQQGMYDAVLHVGDFAYNMDEDNARVGDRFMRLIEPVAASLPYMTCPGNHEERYNFSNYKARFSMPGDNEGLWYSWDLGPAHIISFSTEVYFFLHYGRHLVQRQFRWLESDLQKANKNRAARPWIITMGHRPMYCSNADLDDCTRHESKVRKGLQGKLYGLEDLFYKYGVDLQLWAHEHSYERLWPIYNYQVFNGSREMPYTNPRGPVHIITGSAGCEERLTPFAVFPRPWSAVRVKEYGYTRLHILNGTHIHIQQVSDDQDGKIVDDVWVVRPLFGRRMYL